A single window of Leishmania major strain Friedlin complete genome, chromosome 10 DNA harbors:
- a CDS encoding putative pteridine transporter, with product MTVGQQTGNVVGGADVLCATPPAEQLGEEDKGYVHPDTAALFDASPFMRYIPIFGTAVVPFGPKCVMSLGIVYILSKGLAKTLLNSSRYAMFMKKYGVTTAVYQRISGIGSLGFSIKPLTAILSDTFAFFGYTKRWYMALSCIAGAVCAIVYGVLPFKQSSAGIAGAMIFISVFCIANIDVLSEGHYSRLIKRHPIPGADLISWIWALIMVGAIIASTIQGPLSDSGRPTIGIFLSAGLQAFCVFFFIFNWYGEKKNLVERKEDYIFLLKQEAQMQETDSEPIKEGVGMHDITTGKSKTKSTVLYHESSPQNSDGELVNFGELDDDVTEYDFVATSCMCGIFGVNKEIISRNISVAVYGVIMTAGVVALTVLNIMGTTYQLLYGCVSISVILCATGFLCIPMTIMKANFFGWCQQVCYILISGGTDNFYMSDASCLPDGPHFSQTFYNTVGAVIGNAAGVFGVYLFARVFSKQSYRVTLICTTLVQILASIFDIIIVERWNLYIGIPDHAMYIMGDAIVYEVCNMLNFMPLNMLISRLCPKGCESTMFAILASFSNMGASTSSTIGAILMETVWPLSSSPPCDFSNLRWLLISGHFITPLIAIPLVIVLIPGTRICDPIDPKDVEALSIFQKWLNKFYATSSAHAKPQPKSLPDSERQQ from the coding sequence ATGACCGTTGGCCAGCAGACCGGAAACGttgtcggcggcgctgacgtgctttgcgcaacgccgcccgcggagcagctgggggaggaggacaagGGCTACGTGCACCCGGACACCGCCGCGCTCTTCGACGCTTCCCCGTTCATGCGCTACATCCCGATCTTTGGAACGGCAGTGGTACCGTTTGGGCCGAAGTGTGTGATGTCACTTGGCATCGTGTACATTCTCAGCAAAGGTCTGGCGAAGACGCTGCTCAACTCTTCCAGGTACGCCATGTTCATGAAGAAGTACGGTGTCACCACGGCGGTGTACCAGCGCATCTCCGGCATTGGCTCGTTGGGCTTCTCCATCAAGCCGCTGACAGCCATCTTGAGTGACACGTTCGCCTTTTTCGGCTACACGAAGCGGTGGTACATGGCCTTGTCATGTATTGCCGGTGCGGTGTGCGCTATCGTGTACGGCGTCCTGCCCTTCAAGCAGTCGAGCGCTGGCATCGCGGGTGCTATGATTTTCATCTCGGTCTTCTGTATTGCCAACATCGATGTGCTGTCAGAGGGTCACTACAGCCGCCTTATCAAGCGCCACCCCATTCCTGGTGCCGACCTGATCTCGTGGATCTGGGCGCTTATCATGGTGGGTGCGATCATCGCGTCGACCATTCAAGGGCCGCTTTCCGACTCGGGCCGCCCCACCATCGGCATCTTCCTCTCCGCAGGCCTGCAGGCCTTctgcgttttctttttcatCTTCAACTGGTATGGCGAGAAGAAGAACCTGGTCGAACGCAAGGAGGACTACATCTTTTTGCTGAAACAGGAGGCCCAGATGCAGGAGACGGACTCGGAGCCGATCAAGGAGGGCGTGGGGATGCACGACATCACCACGGGCAAGAGCAAGACGAAGTCCACCGTGCTGTATCACGAGTCCTCCCCGCAGAACAGCGACGGGGAGCTGGTGAACTTTGGTGAGCTTGACGATGACGTGACCGAGTACGACTTTGTCGCGACAAGTTGCATGTGCGGCATCTTTGGAGTGAACAAGGAGATCATCTCTCGCAACATCTCTGTTGCCGTCTACGGTGTCATCATGACGGCTGGCGTCGTTGCGCTGACCGTGCTCAACATCATGGGTACAACCTACCAGCTGCTCTACGGCTGCGTCAGCATCTCGGTTATCCTGTGCGCGACCGGCTTCCTCTGCATCCCTATGACGATCATGAAGGCCAACTTCTTCGGGTGGTGCCAGCAGGTGTGCTACATCCTCATCTCTGGCGGGACGGACAACTTCTACATGTCGGATGCCAGCTGTCTGCCGGACGGGCCACACTTCTCTCAGACATTCTACAacaccgtcggcgccgtcatTGGCAACGCTGCCGGCGTGTTTGGTGTGTACCTGTTCGCGCGCGTCTTCTCGAAGCAGAGCTACCGCGTCACGCTAATCTGCACCACTCTTGTCCAGATTCTTGCAAGCATCTTTGACATCATCATTGTCGAGCGATGGAACTTGTACATCGGCATCCCGGACCACGCCATGTACATCATGGGTGATGCTATCGTGTACGAGGTGTGCAACATGCTGAACTTCATGCCACTGAACATGCTCATCTCGCGCCTCTGTCCGAAGGGGTGCGAGAGCACGATGTTTGCAATTTTGGCGAGCTTCAGCAACATGGGTGCGTCGACGTCGTCCACGATTGGCGCGATTCTGATGGAAACGGTGTGGCCTCTTTCCTCCAGCCCGCCGTGCGACTTCAGCAACCTGCGTTGGCTGCTCATCTCCGGCCACTTCATCACACCGCTCATCGCCATTCCGCTAGTGATTGTGCTCATTCCCGGCACCCGCATCTGCGACCCGATCGACCCGAAGGATGTCGAGGCCCTGTCCATCTTCCAGAAGTGGCTCAACAAGTTTTACGCAACGtcaagcgcacacgccaagCCCCAGCCCAAATCGCTTCCAGATTCGGAGAGGCAGCAGTAG
- a CDS encoding phosphate-Repressible Phosphate Permease-like protein: protein MANVNPYLWIVIVGGFVSFLTGAGVGMNDLANAFGTTYGARILTLTQIVIVASVCEFGGAVTLGGEVTSTISSGVADPKDFAKQPYVFMYGMLCACGAAFCWLAVATWLRLPVSSTHSICGGVIGFALVYGGGGAVSWAKRKDDFPFFSGVAPIVASWFISPVLTGAVSAIIYSLVRFLVLRPKNCVKRAMYTLPVVVAIAFFLESFFVLFKGASKRLKWSVGKAAWVATCIGAGAGVLSCVFIPLLKRLVARDEAHAFAASEERPSTTEGSTQREPLNDEDVHKAREVTGDVVSQSEASDSEQSEERQVTGASGLQVQQYEWRAERVFRYLQVFTAICASFAHGASDVSNAVGPLAAIYQVYQTGGVEKSSSVPIWVLCLGGAGLVLGLSTFGIRLMRLMGEDLTVITPSRGFSAELSAALVVSFASGYGIPVSSTHCITGGVIAVSIVDVGFLNIRWLMVLKMYGGWVFTLVVTAIISAMFFAQGASAPAM from the coding sequence ATGGCGAATGTCAATCCCTATTTGTGGATCGTCATTGTGGGCGGCTTCGTTTCGTTCctcaccggcgccggcgtgggCATGAACGATTTGGCCAACGCCTTTGGTACCACGTATGGTGCGCGCATTCTCACCCTCACGCAGATTGTCATCGTAGCCTCTGTTTGCGAATTTGGCGGTGCGGTGACGCTCGGTGGTGAGGTGACGTCGACCATCTCCAGTGGGGTTGCCGACCCCAAGGATTTCGCGAAACAGCCATATGTCTTCATGTACGGTATGCTTTGCGCCTGTGGCGCCGCCTTCTGCTGGCTGGCGGTAGCCACGTGGCTGCGTCTTCCCGTGTCGTCGACACACAGCATCTGCGGTGGCGTGATCGGCTTCGCGCTGGTctacggcggcggtggtgcggtgagctgggcgaagaggaaggaCGACTTCCCGTTCTTCAGCGGTGTGGCCCCGATTGTCGCCTCCTGGTTCATCTCGCCTGTGCTCACCGGCGCTGTATCGGCTATCATCTACAGCCTGGTTCGCTTCCTCGTGCTTCGCCCTAAGAACTGTGTGAAGCGCGCGATGTACACCCTGCCCGTCGTTGTGGCCATTGCCTTCTTCCTGGAGTCTTTCTTCGTGCTCTTCAAGGGTGCGTCGAAGCGCCTCAAGTGGTCGGTGGGCAAAGCTGCCTGGGTGGCTACGTGCAttggcgccggcgctggcgtgctcTCGTGCGTCTTCATTCCCCTTCTGAAGCGCTTGGTTGCTCGTGACGAGGCGCATGCCTTCGCTGCATCTGAGGAGCGTCCGAGCACGACGGAGGGATCGACTCAGCGTGAGCCTCTCAACGACGAGGACGTGCACAAGGCTCGTGAGGTCACTGGCGACGTTGTCAGCCAATCGGAGGCCTCCGACTCAGAGCAATCGGAGGAGCGCCAGGTCACTGGTGCCAGCGGCCTTCAGGTCCAGCAGTACGAATGGCGTGCCGAGCGCGTGTTTCGCTACCTGCAGGTGTTCACCGCCATCTGCGCCTCCTTTGCCCACGGTGCGAGCGATGTCAGTAACGCCGTCGGCCCGCTTGCCGCCATCTACCAGGTGTACCAGACGGGCGGTGTGGAGAAGAGCTCTTCTGTTCCGATCTGGGTGCTGTGCCTCGGTGGTGCCGGTCTTGTTTTGGGTCTCTCCACCTTCGGTATCCGGCTGATGCGTCTGATGGGTGAGGATCTGACTGTCATCACGCCAAGCCGCGGCTTCTCTGCGGAGCTGTCGGCCGCGCTCGTCGTGTCGTTCGCCTCCGGCTACGGCATTCCCGTCTCGTCCACTCACTGCATCACTGGCGGTGTCATCGCCGTCAGCATCGTCGACGTTGGCTTCCTGAACATCCGCTGGCTCATGGTGTTGAAGATGTACGGTGGCTGGGTGTTTACCCTCGTGGTCACCGCCATTATCTCGGCCATGTTCTTCGCCCAGGGTGCTAGTGCCCCTGCCATGTAG